Proteins encoded by one window of Xiphias gladius isolate SHS-SW01 ecotype Sanya breed wild chromosome 15, ASM1685928v1, whole genome shotgun sequence:
- the LOC120800121 gene encoding uncharacterized protein LOC120800121: MILVHHLDSFTSADTFNSRQVFVPVCFTVRGKYYYIFGSGTKLYVTASDEPVVKPVVSVYPAASRAHLEGKSSLLCLASDMSPPLVQFSWKRQKQDGPLEELPPAEGEQLELRGSGRAAAIRVVDRDAFYTYKYRCYVRHEGGTVAAQTEQVVPLDPLQPQCRVKLLCLLYTALIVKSLVYCCGLSLIRILRNKGPSTSGTHAD, from the exons ATGATCCTGGTTCATCATTTGGACTCGTTCACCTCAGCTGACACATTCAACAGCAGACAGGTTTTTGTACCAGTCTGTTTCACTGTGAGAGGAAAGTACTACTACATCTTTGGCTCTGGAACTAAACTGTATGTAACAG CTTCAGATGAGCCGGTAGTGAAGCCCGTGGTGAGCGTGTACCCAGCAGCATCCAGAGCCCACCTGGAGGGGAAGAGCTCCCTGCTGTGTCTGGCCTCAGACATGTCTCCTCCTCTGGTCCAGTTCTCCTGGAAAAGACAGAAGCAGGATGGTCCTCTGGAGGAGCTGCCCCCTGCtgagggagagcagctggagcTCAGAGGGTCGGGTCGCGCCGCCGCCATCAGGGTGGTTGACCGGGACGCTTTCTACACATATAAATACCGCTGCTACGTCAGGCACGAGGGGGGCACAGTGGCGGCCCAGACAGAACAAG TGGTTCCCCTGGATCCTCTCCAGCCTCAGTGCAGGGTGAAGCTGCTCTGTCTGCTGTACACAGCGCTGATAGTGAAGAGTCTGGTGTACTGCTGTGGACTCTCTCTGATCAGGATCCTCAGAAACAAGGGACCATCCACCAGTGGCACACATGCCGActga
- the LOC120800123 gene encoding immunoglobulin lambda-1 light chain-like, with the protein MILVHHLYSFTSADTFNSRQVFVPVCFTVRGKYYYIFGSGTKLYVTDEPVVKPVVSVYPAASRAHLEGKSSLLCLASDMSPPLVQFSWKRQKQDGPLEELPPAEGEQLELRGSGRAAAIRVVDRDAFYTYKYRCYVRHEGGTVAAQTEQVVPLDPLQPQCRVKLLCLLYTALIVKSLVYCCGLSLIRILRNKGPSTSGTHAD; encoded by the exons ATGATCCTGGTCCATCATTTGTACTCGTTCACCTCAGCTGACACATTCAACAGCAGACAGGTTTTTGTACCAGTCTGTTTCACTGTGAGAGGAAAGTACTACTACATCTTTGGCTCTGGAACTAAACTGTATGTAACAG ATGAGCCGGTAGTGAAGCCCGTGGTGAGCGTGTACCCAGCAGCATCCAGAGCCCACCTGGAGGGGAAGAGCTCCCTGCTGTGTCTGGCCTCAGACATGTCTCCTCCTCTGGTCCAGTTCTCCTGGAAAAGACAGAAGCAGGATGGTCCTCTGGAGGAGCTGCCCCCTGCtgagggagagcagctggagcTCAGAGGGTCGGGTCGCGCCGCCGCCATCAGGGTGGTTGACCGGGACGCTTTCTACACATATAAATACCGCTGCTACGTCAGGCACGAGGGGGGCACAGTGGCGGCCCAGACAGAACAAG TGGTTCCCCTGGATCCTCTCCAGCCTCAGTGCAGGGTGAAGCTGCTCTGTCTGCTGTACACAGCGCTGATAGTGAAGAGTCTGGTGTACTGCTGTGGACTCTCTCTGATCAGGATCCTCAGAAACAAGGGACCATCCACCAGTGGCACACATGCCGActga